The genomic window GTGAACGAAGGTGATCCGATCAGCTGCCTGTGGCTGGCAGGTGCCTGATAATAAAGGCGCCAGCGCCGGTAGAGGTACCGACGCTGGCCGTGCTCCGAAGGTTAGCCATCGGCGTTAATGCGTTTGATAATGGCGTTGAGGGTTTCTTCCGCCTTGTCGTTGTCGATCTGGCAGGTGCCGGCGTTAAGGTGACCGCCGCCGCCGTAATCAAGGCACAGCTCACCGACATTGGTATTGCTGGAGCGGTCAAGGATCGATTTACCGATAGCCAGGACGGTGTTCTGCTGCTTGAGCCCCCACATGACGTGGATGGAAATATTGCACTCGGGGTAAAGCGCGTAGATCACAAAGCGGTTGGTGGCGTAGATAGTCTCTTCATCGCGCAGGTCGAGCACCACCAGATTGCCGTGTACCCTGGCGCAGCGCTGAATCTGCTGCTTGGCTTTTTCCTCGTGATCGCGGTATAGCTCGACGCGTTCGCGCACATCGTCCAGGGCCAGAATCTCATCAATAGAGTGCTCCCGGCAGTAGTCGATCAGCTTCATCATCAGCTGATAGTTGGAGATCCGGAATTCACGGAAACGCCCCAGGCCAGTCCGCGCATCCATGATGAAGTTCAGCAGCACCCAGCCTTGAGGGTCAAGAATCTCCTCTTGGTTGAACTGAGCCGCGTCGCCTTTATCGACGGCTGCCATCATGTCTTCCCAACGGGCCGGAAAGGCATCGAACCCTCCGTAATAGTCGAACACTACCCTGGCTGCAGAGGGCGCATCCGGGTCAATAATATGGTTATCGGCGCGCTCGCTGTTGCGTACGGTTTCGCTCAGATGGTGATCAAAGGCCAGATGGCAGCCGGGCACATAGGGCAGGTTGGTGGTGATATCCCGCTCACTGATGTCAATGATGCCATCCTGCATATCCTTGGGATGGACAAACTTGATATCGTCGATCAGGTTCAGGTGTGTCAGCAGGGCGCCACATACAAGGCCATCAAAATCGCTACGGGTGACCAGGCGATAGGTTTGTGGAGCATCGGGAGAAGCCATTAACGTTCCTTACGAGAGTGGGGTTGCCAGGCAGTCAGATAGTTAATCAATGTTAATATCGAATCAGTTGAAGATACCAGCCCTTGGCGCTTAGGGGAAAGTCTCTCTGTCCAGTACAATAGGCTGCGAAGTGACTTGCTGGCTCTGTGGTTGTCACCGGATGCCAGCAAGCCTGTCTTTTTTACACAGCAAGGAGTAGGCAGTGAGCGACCCGATCATTCGCATTGAAGGCCTCGACAAGATCTATGCTGGTAAAAGCGGTTCAGGTAAGGAAGACGTTGGCAGCTTTCAGGCGTTGCGCCAGGTGGATTTGAGTATCGAGCGGGGCGAGATCTTTGCGCTGCTCGGGCCTAATGGCGCCGGTAAAACCACCCTGATCAGCGTGGTCTGTGGGCTGGCATCGCCCACGCGGGGCACTGTCTGGGTGGATGGGTTTGATAACGTCAAACAGTACCGGGATGCCCGTGAGCGAATCGGGCTGGTGCCCCAGGAGCTGACCAACGAGGCGTTTGAAACCGTATGGAATACGGTGAGCTTTAGCCGCGGCCTGTTTGGCAAACCGCCCAACCCCGAGCACATCGAACGGGTGCTCAAGTCACTGACCTTATGGGACAAGCGCCATAACCGCCTGATGACCCTGTCCGGCGGAATGAAACGCCGGGTGCTGATTGCCAAGGCGCTTTCCCACGAACCGCGGATCCTGTTTCTGGATGAACCGACCGCCGGTGTTGACGTCGAGCTGCGCCGGGAAATGTGGGAGGTGGTGCGCGAGCTGCGCGATCAGGGCGTAACGATTATTCTCACCACCCACTACATCGAGGAAGCCGAAGAGATGGCCGACCGGATCGGCGTCATCAACAACGGTGAAGTAATACTGGTGGAAGAAACCAATGCCCTGATCGAAAAACTGGGCCGCAAGCAATTGACGCTGCAGCTTTTCGACCCCC from Halomonas sp. CH40 includes these protein-coding regions:
- a CDS encoding exopolyphosphatase, giving the protein MASPDAPQTYRLVTRSDFDGLVCGALLTHLNLIDDIKFVHPKDMQDGIIDISERDITTNLPYVPGCHLAFDHHLSETVRNSERADNHIIDPDAPSAARVVFDYYGGFDAFPARWEDMMAAVDKGDAAQFNQEEILDPQGWVLLNFIMDARTGLGRFREFRISNYQLMMKLIDYCREHSIDEILALDDVRERVELYRDHEEKAKQQIQRCARVHGNLVVLDLRDEETIYATNRFVIYALYPECNISIHVMWGLKQQNTVLAIGKSILDRSSNTNVGELCLDYGGGGHLNAGTCQIDNDKAEETLNAIIKRINADG
- a CDS encoding ABC transporter ATP-binding protein, coding for MSDPIIRIEGLDKIYAGKSGSGKEDVGSFQALRQVDLSIERGEIFALLGPNGAGKTTLISVVCGLASPTRGTVWVDGFDNVKQYRDARERIGLVPQELTNEAFETVWNTVSFSRGLFGKPPNPEHIERVLKSLTLWDKRHNRLMTLSGGMKRRVLIAKALSHEPRILFLDEPTAGVDVELRREMWEVVRELRDQGVTIILTTHYIEEAEEMADRIGVINNGEVILVEETNALIEKLGRKQLTLQLFDPLDSIPDSLATFELALSDTGEELIYSYESSSKQRDSSGISTLLRALEAAGIGVKDLHTRQSSLEDIFVDLVKERA